From a region of the Mercurialis annua linkage group LG1-X, ddMerAnnu1.2, whole genome shotgun sequence genome:
- the LOC126661716 gene encoding serine/threonine-protein kinase STY46-like isoform X3 gives MGDTESCSSRPADFVQSRSRNRRQRVEVYNEVICRLRDSNHEESKLPGFEDELWAHFHRLPTRYAMDVNAERAEDVLMHKRLLQSAHNPVTRPAIEVRLVQVRYITDGNFGDSVHSHSTGKLELKCSDHPSNQRLMHEITISTSDKPKLLSQLTSLLSEIGLNIIEAHAFSTIDGYSLDVFVVDNWAHEETKRLRNVLLKEIQKFEKNARLKSNAIYPVAVQEEKEINLMSNHVNIPADKMDVWEIDPSLLKYEEKVASGSYGDLYKGTFCSQDVAIKVLRVEHLNDKLRKEFAQEIFIMRKVRHKNVVQFIGACTRPPTLCIVTEFMCGGSMFDLLHKQKQTFDLPSLVRLAIDVSKGMNYLHQNNIVHRDLKSANLLLDENGVVKVADFGVARVQDQSGVMTAETGTYRWMAPEVIEHKPYDHKVDVFSFSIVLWELLTGKLPYEHLTPLQAAVGVVQQCTRPSIPSDTHPRLVELLERCWQQDPLLRPEFSEVLQLLQNLAKTCKQVTKERRENMQGAMKSMRRGRH, from the exons ATGGGAGATACAGAGAGTTGCAGTAGTAGACCAGCGGATTTTGTGCAGAGTCGGAGTCGAAATCGAAGGCAAAGAGTTGAGGTTTATAATGAAGTAATTTGTCGTCTCAGGGACTCTAATCACGAAGAGTCAAAGCTTCCTGGCTTTGAAGATGAGCTCTGGGCTCATTTTCATCGACTTCCTACTAG GTATGCAATGGATGTGAATGCAGAGAGAGCAGAAGATGTACTCATGCATAAAAGATTACTTCAGTCGGCTCATAATCCAGTTACTCGGCCTGCAATTGAAGTCCGCCTTGTGCAG GTCCGTTACATTACtgatggaaattttggtgactCGGTTCATTCTCACTCTACAGGAAAACTGGAACTTAAGTGTTCTGATCATCCCTCCAACCAAAG GCTGATGCACGAAATCACTATTTCAACTAGTGATAAACCAAAACTTCTTAGTCAG TTAACTTCCTTGCTATCTGAGATTGGTCTGAACATTATAGAAGCACATGCATTTTCTACTATAGATGGCTACTCCTTGGATGTGTTTGTCGTTGATAACTGGGCACATGAG GAAACGAAGCGTCTGAGAAACGTGCTGTTAAAGGAAATTCAAAAATTCGAG AAAAATGCTAGGCTGAAATCTAATGCCATTTATCCTGTTGCGGTACAAGAGGAAAAGGAAATCAATCTTATGAGTAACCATGTGAATATACCTGCTGATAAAATGGATGTATGGGAAATTGATCCAAGCCTGTTAAAATATGAAGAAAAAGTTGCATCGGGTTCCTACGGAGATCT GTATAAAGGTACATTCTGTAGTCAAGATGTGGCCATAAAAGTTCTTCGAGTTGAACATTTAAATGATAAACTCCGGAAGGAATTTGCTCAAGAAATTTTTATCATGAG GAAAGTTCGTCACAAGAATGTCGTCCAATTCATTGGTGCATGTACCAGACCTCCAACCTTGTGCATTGTGACTg AATTTATGTGTGGTGGAAGCATGTTTGACCTTCTccataaacaaaaacaaacttttgaCCTCCCATCGTTGGTAAGATTAGCAATTGATGTTTCCAAGGGAATGAACTACTTGCACCAAAATAATATTGTACATAGAGACCTCAAATCAGCCAATCTTTTGCTAGATGAAAATGGA GTTGTGAAAGTTGCTGACTTCGGCGTTGCTAGAGTGCAAGATCAGTCTGGTGTGATGACAGCAGAAACCGGTACATACAGATGGATGGCTCCAGAG GTTATTGAGCATAAGCCCTATGATCATAAAGTTGATGTTTTTAGCTTCAGCATTGTACTGTGGGAGCTGCTTACAGGAAAG CTTCCATATGAGCATTTAACCCCATTACAAGCGGCGGTTGGTGTGGTCCAGCAG TGTACAAGGCCTTCAATACCAAGTGATACTCATCCGAGGCTGGTGGAACTGCTCGAGAGATGCTGGCAGCAAGATCCATTATTAAGACCTGAATTCTCTGAAGTCTTACAATTACTACAGAATTTAGCCAAAACG TGTAAGCAGGTTACGAAGGAAAGGAGGGAGAACATGCAGGGAGCCATGAAATCAATGAGAAGAGGCAGACATTGA
- the LOC126661716 gene encoding serine/threonine-protein kinase STY46-like isoform X2 → MGDTESCSSRPADFVQSRSRNRRQRVEVYNEVICRLRDSNHEESKLPGFEDELWAHFHRLPTRYAMDVNAERAEDVLMHKRLLQSAHNPVTRPAIEVRLVQVRYITDGNFGDSVHSHSTGKLELKCSDHPSNQSILPPPAFGSLPELDLVCEARNKDMSMIASPVYSRLMHEITISTSDKPKLLSQLTSLLSEIGLNIIEAHAFSTIDGYSLDVFVVDNWAHEETKRLRNVLLKEIQKFEKNARLKSNAIYPVAVQEEKEINLMSNHVNIPADKMDVWEIDPSLLKYEEKVASGSYGDLYKGTFCSQDVAIKVLRVEHLNDKLRKEFAQEIFIMRKVRHKNVVQFIGACTRPPTLCIVTEFMCGGSMFDLLHKQKQTFDLPSLVRLAIDVSKGMNYLHQNNIVHRDLKSANLLLDENGVVKVADFGVARVQDQSGVMTAETGTYRWMAPEVIEHKPYDHKVDVFSFSIVLWELLTGKLPYEHLTPLQAAVGVVQQCTRPSIPSDTHPRLVELLERCWQQDPLLRPEFSEVLQLLQNLAKTVTKERRENMQGAMKSMRRGRH, encoded by the exons ATGGGAGATACAGAGAGTTGCAGTAGTAGACCAGCGGATTTTGTGCAGAGTCGGAGTCGAAATCGAAGGCAAAGAGTTGAGGTTTATAATGAAGTAATTTGTCGTCTCAGGGACTCTAATCACGAAGAGTCAAAGCTTCCTGGCTTTGAAGATGAGCTCTGGGCTCATTTTCATCGACTTCCTACTAG GTATGCAATGGATGTGAATGCAGAGAGAGCAGAAGATGTACTCATGCATAAAAGATTACTTCAGTCGGCTCATAATCCAGTTACTCGGCCTGCAATTGAAGTCCGCCTTGTGCAG GTCCGTTACATTACtgatggaaattttggtgactCGGTTCATTCTCACTCTACAGGAAAACTGGAACTTAAGTGTTCTGATCATCCCTCCAACCAAAG CATTCTTCCGCCACCAGCCTTCGGTTCATTACCTGAACTCGACCTTGTCTGTGAAGCTCGTAATAAGGATATGTCTATGATTGCCAGTCCAGTTTATTCTCG GCTGATGCACGAAATCACTATTTCAACTAGTGATAAACCAAAACTTCTTAGTCAG TTAACTTCCTTGCTATCTGAGATTGGTCTGAACATTATAGAAGCACATGCATTTTCTACTATAGATGGCTACTCCTTGGATGTGTTTGTCGTTGATAACTGGGCACATGAG GAAACGAAGCGTCTGAGAAACGTGCTGTTAAAGGAAATTCAAAAATTCGAG AAAAATGCTAGGCTGAAATCTAATGCCATTTATCCTGTTGCGGTACAAGAGGAAAAGGAAATCAATCTTATGAGTAACCATGTGAATATACCTGCTGATAAAATGGATGTATGGGAAATTGATCCAAGCCTGTTAAAATATGAAGAAAAAGTTGCATCGGGTTCCTACGGAGATCT GTATAAAGGTACATTCTGTAGTCAAGATGTGGCCATAAAAGTTCTTCGAGTTGAACATTTAAATGATAAACTCCGGAAGGAATTTGCTCAAGAAATTTTTATCATGAG GAAAGTTCGTCACAAGAATGTCGTCCAATTCATTGGTGCATGTACCAGACCTCCAACCTTGTGCATTGTGACTg AATTTATGTGTGGTGGAAGCATGTTTGACCTTCTccataaacaaaaacaaacttttgaCCTCCCATCGTTGGTAAGATTAGCAATTGATGTTTCCAAGGGAATGAACTACTTGCACCAAAATAATATTGTACATAGAGACCTCAAATCAGCCAATCTTTTGCTAGATGAAAATGGA GTTGTGAAAGTTGCTGACTTCGGCGTTGCTAGAGTGCAAGATCAGTCTGGTGTGATGACAGCAGAAACCGGTACATACAGATGGATGGCTCCAGAG GTTATTGAGCATAAGCCCTATGATCATAAAGTTGATGTTTTTAGCTTCAGCATTGTACTGTGGGAGCTGCTTACAGGAAAG CTTCCATATGAGCATTTAACCCCATTACAAGCGGCGGTTGGTGTGGTCCAGCAG TGTACAAGGCCTTCAATACCAAGTGATACTCATCCGAGGCTGGTGGAACTGCTCGAGAGATGCTGGCAGCAAGATCCATTATTAAGACCTGAATTCTCTGAAGTCTTACAATTACTACAGAATTTAGCCAAAACG GTTACGAAGGAAAGGAGGGAGAACATGCAGGGAGCCATGAAATCAATGAGAAGAGGCAGACATTGA
- the LOC126661716 gene encoding serine/threonine-protein kinase STY46-like isoform X1 — MGDTESCSSRPADFVQSRSRNRRQRVEVYNEVICRLRDSNHEESKLPGFEDELWAHFHRLPTRYAMDVNAERAEDVLMHKRLLQSAHNPVTRPAIEVRLVQVRYITDGNFGDSVHSHSTGKLELKCSDHPSNQSILPPPAFGSLPELDLVCEARNKDMSMIASPVYSRLMHEITISTSDKPKLLSQLTSLLSEIGLNIIEAHAFSTIDGYSLDVFVVDNWAHEETKRLRNVLLKEIQKFEKNARLKSNAIYPVAVQEEKEINLMSNHVNIPADKMDVWEIDPSLLKYEEKVASGSYGDLYKGTFCSQDVAIKVLRVEHLNDKLRKEFAQEIFIMRKVRHKNVVQFIGACTRPPTLCIVTEFMCGGSMFDLLHKQKQTFDLPSLVRLAIDVSKGMNYLHQNNIVHRDLKSANLLLDENGVVKVADFGVARVQDQSGVMTAETGTYRWMAPEVIEHKPYDHKVDVFSFSIVLWELLTGKLPYEHLTPLQAAVGVVQQCTRPSIPSDTHPRLVELLERCWQQDPLLRPEFSEVLQLLQNLAKTCKQVTKERRENMQGAMKSMRRGRH, encoded by the exons ATGGGAGATACAGAGAGTTGCAGTAGTAGACCAGCGGATTTTGTGCAGAGTCGGAGTCGAAATCGAAGGCAAAGAGTTGAGGTTTATAATGAAGTAATTTGTCGTCTCAGGGACTCTAATCACGAAGAGTCAAAGCTTCCTGGCTTTGAAGATGAGCTCTGGGCTCATTTTCATCGACTTCCTACTAG GTATGCAATGGATGTGAATGCAGAGAGAGCAGAAGATGTACTCATGCATAAAAGATTACTTCAGTCGGCTCATAATCCAGTTACTCGGCCTGCAATTGAAGTCCGCCTTGTGCAG GTCCGTTACATTACtgatggaaattttggtgactCGGTTCATTCTCACTCTACAGGAAAACTGGAACTTAAGTGTTCTGATCATCCCTCCAACCAAAG CATTCTTCCGCCACCAGCCTTCGGTTCATTACCTGAACTCGACCTTGTCTGTGAAGCTCGTAATAAGGATATGTCTATGATTGCCAGTCCAGTTTATTCTCG GCTGATGCACGAAATCACTATTTCAACTAGTGATAAACCAAAACTTCTTAGTCAG TTAACTTCCTTGCTATCTGAGATTGGTCTGAACATTATAGAAGCACATGCATTTTCTACTATAGATGGCTACTCCTTGGATGTGTTTGTCGTTGATAACTGGGCACATGAG GAAACGAAGCGTCTGAGAAACGTGCTGTTAAAGGAAATTCAAAAATTCGAG AAAAATGCTAGGCTGAAATCTAATGCCATTTATCCTGTTGCGGTACAAGAGGAAAAGGAAATCAATCTTATGAGTAACCATGTGAATATACCTGCTGATAAAATGGATGTATGGGAAATTGATCCAAGCCTGTTAAAATATGAAGAAAAAGTTGCATCGGGTTCCTACGGAGATCT GTATAAAGGTACATTCTGTAGTCAAGATGTGGCCATAAAAGTTCTTCGAGTTGAACATTTAAATGATAAACTCCGGAAGGAATTTGCTCAAGAAATTTTTATCATGAG GAAAGTTCGTCACAAGAATGTCGTCCAATTCATTGGTGCATGTACCAGACCTCCAACCTTGTGCATTGTGACTg AATTTATGTGTGGTGGAAGCATGTTTGACCTTCTccataaacaaaaacaaacttttgaCCTCCCATCGTTGGTAAGATTAGCAATTGATGTTTCCAAGGGAATGAACTACTTGCACCAAAATAATATTGTACATAGAGACCTCAAATCAGCCAATCTTTTGCTAGATGAAAATGGA GTTGTGAAAGTTGCTGACTTCGGCGTTGCTAGAGTGCAAGATCAGTCTGGTGTGATGACAGCAGAAACCGGTACATACAGATGGATGGCTCCAGAG GTTATTGAGCATAAGCCCTATGATCATAAAGTTGATGTTTTTAGCTTCAGCATTGTACTGTGGGAGCTGCTTACAGGAAAG CTTCCATATGAGCATTTAACCCCATTACAAGCGGCGGTTGGTGTGGTCCAGCAG TGTACAAGGCCTTCAATACCAAGTGATACTCATCCGAGGCTGGTGGAACTGCTCGAGAGATGCTGGCAGCAAGATCCATTATTAAGACCTGAATTCTCTGAAGTCTTACAATTACTACAGAATTTAGCCAAAACG TGTAAGCAGGTTACGAAGGAAAGGAGGGAGAACATGCAGGGAGCCATGAAATCAATGAGAAGAGGCAGACATTGA
- the LOC126661710 gene encoding mechanosensitive ion channel protein 6-like — translation MKTFLNYALIKKVLLLRILCQRSLYKRLFLKYFTQNRIKLIYLMDSFRKSLRTYCSQIKQQQNYPEPEEEKQALLDHQNNSQMSQSAGSPNQKDVILNIDDKSESSSDTSSSTKKFSSKFSGSSSKLKVSFEDILQKAVRQRRSQQDSADWSTNDNFQRNSWRSLVNRTKSRLIDPPEVQYQRADGAFEKNSNHGEEDDDMDDNSEEYKKITFSLLTMFPPAMLVLVTTALVCTLSISPIRKQKLWDFPLWKWEILILSLICGNLVSGWGTKIVVIFIEHKFLFRQRVLYFVYGLRKPVQNCLWLCLVLLVWHWIFNNKADENESKILQYVTKILVCLFVGTFIWLLKTLIVKALASSFHVNTFFDRIQEALFDQYVIEALSGPPLYERQNDHKKIGRRPSFSRTMSKKKDDEVPIDQLHNLNHKNISALHMRRMINIVRHGSLSTLDEQILNSDIEDESLSHIRSECQAREAAKKIFLKVSKAGSQYIFVDDLMRFMAKEEALRAMRQLGAECENEGISKSSLNTWLVNAFRERRALALSLNDTKTAVDELHTMLNILVAIIIAIIWLLILGVPIAHFLVLISSQLLLVAFVFGNSCKTTFEAIIFLFVMHPFDVGDCVEVDGVKMVVEEMNILTTVFLRADNQKITYPNNVLATKPIGNFYRSPHLNETIDFSIHISTPMEKIDIMKDKIKEYVEGNSEQWHPNPKIFIKDVEDMNKMDMSLWVSHTINYQRSVERWSRRSLLLQEMIKVFKELEIEYRLLPLDVNVRNLPPLVSDRLPSNWSSCAT, via the exons ATGAAAACATTCTTGAATTATGCTCTTATAAAAAAAGTTCTGTTGCTCAGGATTCTTTGTCAGCGCTCTCTATATAAGAGATTATTTCTCAAATATTTCACCCAAAATCGCATTAAGTTAATTTATCTAATGGACTCTTTCAGAAAGTCCTTAAGAACCTATTGTTCTCAAATTAAGCAACAACAAAATTACCCGGAACCTGAAGAAGAAAAACAAGCTCTCCTGGATCACCAAAACAATAGCCAAATGTCACAGTCCGCTGGTTCTCCCAATCAAAAAGATGTAATTCTTAACATTGACGATAAATCTGAGAGTTCTTCTGATACTAGTTCTAGCACAAAAAAATTCAGCAGTAAATTTTCAGGTTCATCAAGCAAACTCAAAGTTTCCTTCGAAGATATATTACAAAAAGCTGTCCGTCAAAGGAGGAGCCAGCAGGATTCTGCAGATTGGTCAACTAATGATAATTTCCAAAGAAACTCTTGGAGATCGCTTGTGAACAGGACAAAATCAAGGTTGATAGACCCACCGGAGGTTCAATATCAAAGAGCTGACGGAGCTTTTGAGAAGAACAGCAACCACGGCGAAGAAGACGATGACATGGATGATAATTCAGAagaatataagaaaataactttcagTTTGTTGACGATGTTTCCACCAGCTATGCTTGTTTTGGTGACGACAGCTTTAGTCTGTACCCTTTCCATCTCCCCAATAAGGAAGCAAAAATTATGGGATTTTCCACTCTGGAAATGGGAAATATTGATTTTATCACTGATCTGTGGTAATTTGGTGTCAGGATGGGGAACGAAAATTGTCGTCATCTTCATTGAACACAAGTTCCTTTTCCGACAAAGGGTTTTATACTTTGTTTACGGATTGAGAAAGCCTGTTCAGAATTGCTTGTGGTTATGTTTGGTCCTGCTTGTCTGGCACTggatttttaataataaagcaGACGAGAATGAGAGTAAGATCTTACAGTACGTGACCAAAATTCTCGTGTGTTTGTTTGTCGGAACATTTATCTGGCTCTTGAAAACCCTAATTGTCAAGGCTCTTGCTTCATCATTCCATGTTAATACGTTCTTCGACAGAATCCAAGAGGCTCTATTCGATCAATACGTAATCGAAGCACTCTCAGGCCCGCCTCTGTATGAAAGACAGAACGACCACAAGAAAATTGGAAGGAGGCCCAGTTTTTCGAGGACAATGTCGAAGAAGAAGGACGATGAAGTTCCGATAGATCAACTGCATAATCTCAACCATAAGAATATATCAGCTTTACATATGCGGAGGATGATCAATATAGTTCGACATGGAAGCTTGTCGACTTTGGACGAACAGATACTGAATTCAGACATTGAAGATGAATCTTTGTCTCATATCAGAAGTGAATGCCAGGCAAGAGAAGCTGCTAAAAAGATATTCCTGAAGGTGTCAAAAGCAGGATCCCA ATATATTTTTGTTGATGATTTAATGCGGTTTATGGCTAAAGAAGAAGCTTTGAGAGCAATGCGTCAGCTTGGAGCAGAATGTGAGAATGAAGGAATAAGCAAGTCATCTCTCAACACTTGGCTG GTTAATGCATTTAGAGAGCGACGCGCACTTGCATTATCTCTAAACGACACAAAAACAGCTGTGGATGAGCTTCATACTATGTTGAACATTTTGGTAGCAATCATCATTGCCATAATCTGGCTCCTAATACTTGGAGTTCCTATTGCTCATTTTCTAGTCTTGATAAGCTCTCAGCTTCTCCTCGTAGCTTTCGTCTTTGGAAATAGCTGCAAGACGACATTTGAAGCTATCATTTTCTTGTTCGTAATGCACCCTTTTGATGTGGGTGATTGCGTTGAAGTTGACGGAGTTAAG ATGGTAGTTGAAGAAATGAACATATTAACTACAGTTTTCCTGAGGGCTGATAACCAGAAGATCACATATCCCAACAATGTTTTAGCTACCAAACCTATTGGTAATTTCTACAGGAGCCCACATTTGAATGAGACAATTGATTTCAGTATCCACATTTCCACTCCAATGGAGAAGATTGATATCATGAAAGACAAAATCAAAGA GTATGTTGAAGGAAATAGCGAGCAGTGGCATCCAAATCCAAAGATATTTATAAAGGATGTAGAGGATATGAACAAAATGGACATGTCACTTTGGGTTTCACACACAATTAACTATCAGAGGTCGGTGGAGAGATGGAGCCGGAGATCACTGCTGCTGCAAGAAATGATCAAAGTTTTTAAAGAGCTCGAGATTGAGTATCGCCTGCTACCTCTCGATGTCAATGTACGAAACTTGCCACCCTTGGTTTCTGATAGACTTCCTTCAAATTGGTCCTCTTGTGCAACCTAA
- the LOC126666274 gene encoding glutathione S-transferase-like, which translates to MAVPVKVYGPPLSTAVSRVLACLIEKDVEFQLIPINMAKGEHKKPDFLKIQPFGQVPAFQDESISLFESRAICRYICEKYEEKGNKALYGTNPLAKASIDQWLEAEGQNFHPPSGALVFQLAFAPRMKIPQDEGLIKQNEEKLGKVLDIYEKRLAESQFLAGDEFSLADLSHLPNTHYVVNSTDRGQLFSSRKNVGRWWSEISSRESWKTVVQMIRSGRAG; encoded by the exons ATGGCAGTTCCGGTGAAGGTATACGGACCTCCATTATCCACTGCAGTTTCAAGAGTCTTAGCTTGTCTCATCGAGAAAGATGTTGAATTTCAGCTCATCCCAATTAACATGGCAAAAGGCGAGCACAAGAAGCCCGATTTCCTCAAGATTCAG CCCTTCGGCCAAGTACCAGCTTTTCAAGACGAGAGCATCTCCCTCTTTG AGTCGAGAGCAATTTGTCGGTACATATGTGAGAAATACGAAGAGAAAGGAAACAAAGCATTATACGGAACAAATCCGTTGGCCAAAGCTTCAATAGACCAATGGCTAGAAGCTGAGGGACAGAATTTTCACCCACCAAGCGGAGCTTTAGTGTTTCAGCTGGCATTTGCGCCGAGAATGAAGATTCCTCAAGATGAAGGATTAATCAAACAGAACGAAGAGAAGTTGGGGAAGGTATTGGATATTTACGAGAAGAGGCTGGCGGAGAGTCAGTTCTTGGCGGGGGATGAATTTTCTTTGGCGGATCTGTCTCATCTTCCTAACACGCACTATGTCGTGAATTCTACTGATCGGGGGCAGCTTTTTAGTTCGAGAAAGAATGTGGGTAGATGGTGGAGTGAAATCTCTAGCAGAGAATCGTGGAAGACGGTGGTTCAGATGATTAGAAGTGGTCGAGCAGGTTAG
- the LOC126665375 gene encoding high mobility group B protein 9, whose translation MTSPATNDVAVDEVDKNSRYPAPLASHNDVVKDSTVFWDTLRRFHSAINTKFMVPVIGGRELDLHVLYVEATRRGGYEKVVADKKWREVGSVFNFSPTTTSASFVLRRHYFGLLYHYEQVYFFNVQGPLCSPTAASPVSNSSSRPELALVEYSPQVAKNCPDSRSQGSSSFSALGTIEGKFDCGYIVSVRVGSEVLNGLLYHPDRPNQSPPSINQYPDDALVPYIDKGRRGRRRRRSRKSEDPNYPKANRSGYNFFFAEKHYKLKSQYPNREREFTKIIGQSWSNLSAEERMVYQKIGLKDKERYKRELKEYKEKLQLMQIQN comes from the exons ATGACGTCGCCGGCGACCAATGACGTTGCTGTCGATGAAGTTGACAAAAACAGCCGTTATCCTGCTCCTCTTGCTTCCCATAACGACGTTGTTAAAGACTCAACTGTTTTCTGGGACACTCTTCGACGGTTTCATTCTGCTATCAATACCAAGTTTAT GGTTCCTGTGATTGGAGGACGTGAGCTAGATTTGCATGTTTTGTATGTAGAGGCTACAAGAAGAGGCGGGTATGAGAAG GTTGTGGCAGATAAAAAATGGAGGGAAGTGGGTTCTGTTTTTAACTTCTCTCCAACTACTACAAGTGCTTCTTTTGTACTGCGAAGACATTATTTTGGCCTTCTGTATCATTATGAACAAGTTTACTTCTTCAACGTTCAAGGTCCATTATGTTCACCAACAg CTGCATCTCCTGTGAGCAACTCTTCATCTAGACCTGAATTAGCTCTTGTTGAATATTCCCCTCAAGTGGCCAAGAATTGCCCTGATAGTCGTAGCCAAG GTTCTTCATCTTTTTCAGCTCTCGGAACAATCGAGGGAAAATTCGATTGTGGTTATATTGTGTCGGTGCGAGTCGGTTCCGAGGTTCTCAACGGATTACTTTATCATCCAGACCGGCCAAACCAATCACCTCCTTCGATAAACCAGTATCCTGATGATGCTCTGGTTCCCTACATTGACAAAGGCAGACGAGGCCGTCGTCGTCGGAGAAGTAGAAAATCTGAGGACCCTAACTACCCAAAAGCCAATAGAAGTGGCTATAACTTTTTCTTTGCAGAAAAGCATTATAAGCTAAAATCTCAGTATCCAAATAGAGAAAGAGAATTTACCAAAATTATTGGTCAGTCATGGAGCAATCTTAGTGCAGAGGAGAGGATG GTTTACCAGAAGATTGGACTGAAAGACAAGGAGAGATATAAGAGAGAGTTGAAAGAGTACAAAGAGAAACTTCAGCTAATGCAGATTCAGAATTAA